Proteins co-encoded in one Balneolaceae bacterium genomic window:
- a CDS encoding SRPBCC family protein: MAHERIEVDLPLAKVYELLCNPVDFPKFLDRIDLVEKVNSQTFNYKTTIGGEEFQWTTNIIDNLRNTRFAWITINGNLNQTGTIRFTPLDNGERTRVDFSLDYRTFFGEAEEDLANFIEGLPEQLAKDLQKFKELAETDTFKEAKIEEPEKTESEVTA; the protein is encoded by the coding sequence ATGGCGCACGAAAGAATTGAAGTAGACTTACCTTTAGCCAAAGTTTACGAATTATTATGCAATCCTGTCGATTTTCCAAAATTTCTTGACCGCATCGATTTAGTAGAGAAAGTTAATTCTCAAACTTTCAACTACAAAACCACTATTGGCGGTGAAGAGTTTCAATGGACAACCAATATCATTGATAATCTGAGAAATACCCGTTTTGCCTGGATTACAATCAACGGTAATCTGAATCAAACCGGCACTATTCGGTTCACTCCGCTTGATAACGGAGAACGTACGCGAGTTGATTTCTCATTGGATTATCGAACATTCTTTGGAGAAGCAGAAGAAGATTTGGCTAACTTCATTGAAGGACTTCCGGAACAACTTGCTAAGGATCTGCAAAAATTTAAGGAACTTGCAGAGACCGACACATTTAAAGAAGCAAAAATTGAGGAACCGGAAAAAACTGAAAGTGAAGTAACCGCTTAA
- the aroE gene encoding shikimate dehydrogenase: MVLSFKDFKTSAIAKHPLYAVIGHPISHSLSPIMHQTALDHFGIDAEYIALDLPHSQLREFIPWCNHDNFLGCNITIPHKETFNRIVDEIDPFAQSVGVVNTLVKNKYKLIGYNTDVFGFLEPLSPYIDDLEHSRAIIFGTGGASKAVKVALESEGYEELIFISRRPNQKKITSDRSDIKVLDYNQWQAFADEADLFVNTTPVGMYPNTDDTFLRNGEAELFTGKICYDLIYNPLQTTFLKQATQYAAATINGLDMLIHQGSKSFELWTGHTFPVDKIHEKLINQLQFDS, encoded by the coding sequence ATGGTACTTTCTTTTAAGGATTTTAAAACATCTGCAATAGCTAAGCATCCGTTATATGCGGTTATAGGTCATCCAATTAGCCACTCGTTATCCCCAATCATGCATCAAACCGCATTAGATCATTTTGGAATTGATGCAGAATATATTGCTCTGGATCTGCCCCATTCTCAACTTCGAGAATTTATTCCGTGGTGTAATCATGATAATTTTCTTGGATGTAATATTACTATACCACATAAAGAGACTTTTAATAGAATTGTGGATGAGATCGATCCTTTTGCTCAAAGTGTGGGTGTAGTAAATACACTTGTGAAAAATAAATATAAACTCATTGGTTATAATACTGATGTGTTTGGATTCCTGGAACCATTGAGTCCCTACATCGATGATCTTGAGCATTCACGGGCCATTATTTTTGGAACGGGGGGAGCAAGTAAAGCCGTAAAAGTTGCACTTGAATCAGAAGGATACGAGGAACTGATTTTTATCTCACGCCGGCCGAATCAAAAAAAAATTACAAGTGATCGCTCAGACATTAAAGTTTTGGATTACAATCAATGGCAGGCATTTGCAGATGAAGCTGACCTGTTTGTAAATACAACACCGGTGGGTATGTATCCCAACACAGATGATACATTTTTAAGAAACGGTGAAGCAGAATTGTTTACAGGAAAAATCTGCTATGATTTGATTTACAATCCGCTGCAAACAACATTTTTGAAACAAGCGACTCAATATGCAGCCGCTACCATAAATGGATTGGATATGTTGATCCATCAGGGAAGTAAATCATTTGAACTATGGACCGGGCATACATTTCCGGTTGATAAAATTCACGAAAAGCTAATAAATCAATTACAATTCGATTCATGA
- the pgeF gene encoding peptidoglycan editing factor PgeF: MKLIRPSVFSESSKIVAAFTESNRDENTESRSKDGLNFGLKSYKNRSSLESNYEDLLNELELNSGSIALAKQVHGSNIQFVKEPGIYADTDGLITNKRGLSLGIQVADCAAVLIADEDNGIIGAFHSGWRGAVANIIPKGLKKMEDLGGKVEHFKAYISPCISEEMFEVGEEVAIQFPEKFVDRFTYTKPHIDLKGFLSDQMEKIGVKKSQIEVSSECTMQDLRFFSYRREREKAGRMLGLISLK, encoded by the coding sequence ATGAAACTGATCAGGCCTTCTGTTTTTTCCGAATCTTCTAAGATTGTTGCTGCGTTTACAGAATCAAATCGAGATGAAAATACTGAGAGCAGATCCAAAGACGGACTCAATTTTGGATTGAAAAGTTATAAAAATAGATCAAGTCTTGAGAGCAATTATGAAGATTTACTAAATGAACTGGAGTTGAATTCCGGATCAATCGCCCTGGCCAAACAGGTTCACGGATCAAATATTCAATTTGTTAAAGAACCTGGAATCTATGCGGATACAGATGGATTGATCACAAACAAGAGAGGGCTTTCCCTTGGTATCCAGGTAGCCGATTGTGCTGCTGTTCTCATAGCCGACGAGGATAATGGTATTATTGGGGCATTTCATTCTGGCTGGCGGGGAGCAGTTGCTAATATTATTCCAAAAGGGCTTAAAAAGATGGAGGATTTAGGTGGAAAAGTTGAACATTTTAAGGCTTATATCAGTCCCTGTATTTCAGAAGAGATGTTTGAAGTAGGAGAGGAGGTAGCCATACAATTCCCTGAAAAATTTGTTGATCGATTTACCTACACCAAACCACATATTGATTTGAAAGGTTTTCTAAGTGATCAAATGGAAAAAATCGGTGTGAAAAAATCGCAAATTGAAGTTTCTTCAGAGTGTACGATGCAGGACTTGCGATTTTTTTCCTACAGAAGAGAACGTGAAAAAGCCGGAAGAATGTTAGGGCTGATAAGTTTAAAGTAA
- a CDS encoding histone deacetylase yields the protein MKKFSGLYEYLISQGVIDDKCVIEPTLADFVNLNLVHTNRYSKGVWTGDLNKKEIRKLGLPWSKSLAIRSRLAVQGTINAGIMALQDGIAGNLAGGTHHSMPDGGEGFCVFNDVAVAIKVLKQTKWAKKILVIDCDVHQGNGTAKIFSNDPDVYTFSIHGEKNYPFVKPPSSCDIGLPDGTGDSTYMKNLTDALSTIFENFVPDLVFYLAGIDPLKSDHFGRLSLSLSGLREREHIVIETVTQKGYPLVLLLSGGYAPTITQTIEAHAIMFEEAMIISKSYFH from the coding sequence ATGAAAAAATTTTCAGGGCTGTACGAGTATCTTATCAGCCAGGGTGTTATCGATGATAAGTGTGTTATTGAACCGACGCTTGCAGACTTTGTCAATTTGAATCTTGTCCACACGAATAGATACAGTAAGGGTGTATGGACAGGTGATTTGAACAAAAAAGAGATTCGAAAACTTGGACTTCCATGGTCAAAGAGTTTAGCTATACGATCCAGGCTGGCAGTTCAGGGCACAATTAATGCAGGAATTATGGCACTTCAGGATGGAATAGCCGGTAACCTTGCAGGTGGCACACATCATTCTATGCCGGATGGCGGAGAGGGATTTTGCGTTTTTAATGATGTAGCAGTTGCCATAAAAGTCCTTAAACAAACAAAATGGGCAAAAAAAATCTTAGTGATCGACTGTGATGTTCATCAGGGAAATGGTACTGCAAAAATATTCAGTAATGATCCCGATGTGTACACATTTTCAATACATGGTGAAAAGAATTATCCGTTTGTGAAACCACCATCCTCTTGCGATATTGGCTTGCCTGATGGGACAGGCGACTCAACATATATGAAAAATTTAACAGACGCCTTGAGTACAATTTTTGAAAATTTTGTACCTGATCTGGTTTTTTACCTTGCTGGAATAGACCCGCTCAAAAGCGATCATTTTGGTCGATTGTCCCTTTCTCTTAGCGGATTAAGAGAACGAGAACATATTGTCATCGAGACAGTTACTCAAAAAGGGTATCCTCTCGTACTTTTACTATCTGGCGGATATGCTCCAACAATTACACAAACGATTGAAGCGCATGCAATTATGTTTGAAGAAGCTATGATTATTTCAAAATCCTACTTTCATTGA
- a CDS encoding 1-deoxy-D-xylulose-5-phosphate reductoisomerase produces the protein MSDRKIAIFGSTGSIGTQALDILKKKRDLFDVDVLTANNNYKKLARQVNEFRPSCVVLANQEHQKKFKNLLSYTPAHLLFGQTALEDVAESHEYDLLLNSLVGFAGFMSTYIALKRRKRVALANKESLVVGGEIITKLPAFNEGYLVPVDSEHSAMMQCIEGESRESIQKIIITASGGPFRNYSAEQMKSITVEDALNHPNWDMGAKITVDSSTMMNKGLEIIEAHWLFNMPVERIEPVVHPQSIIHSIVEFVDGSSKAQLGPPDMKVPIIYALTYPERVPYPNPTLDYSNKMELEFSPVNFELFPCLRLAMNAAREGGSAPAVLNAANEIAIERFLSKEIHYIDIPKIIESSLEQIKSDKELTPDTLMNIDEETRNYANTLLK, from the coding sequence TTGTCTGATAGAAAGATTGCAATATTTGGTTCTACAGGGTCTATTGGTACTCAGGCACTGGATATTCTAAAAAAGAAAAGAGATCTGTTTGATGTTGATGTATTGACAGCCAATAATAACTATAAAAAACTTGCAAGACAGGTAAATGAATTTCGTCCGTCTTGTGTAGTGTTGGCGAATCAAGAGCATCAAAAAAAGTTTAAAAATCTTCTCTCCTATACGCCTGCTCATCTTTTATTTGGTCAAACTGCTTTAGAAGATGTTGCTGAGAGTCATGAGTACGATTTACTACTGAACAGCCTTGTGGGATTTGCAGGCTTTATGTCGACTTATATCGCTCTGAAACGAAGAAAAAGGGTGGCATTAGCTAACAAAGAATCACTTGTGGTGGGAGGCGAGATCATTACAAAGTTGCCGGCATTTAATGAGGGATACCTTGTTCCTGTAGATTCCGAACATTCCGCTATGATGCAATGTATAGAAGGAGAGAGCAGGGAATCGATTCAAAAAATTATCATTACAGCGAGCGGAGGGCCTTTTCGAAATTATTCTGCAGAACAGATGAAATCGATTACTGTTGAAGATGCACTGAACCACCCCAATTGGGATATGGGTGCAAAGATAACGGTTGATTCCTCAACAATGATGAACAAGGGATTGGAGATCATAGAAGCACACTGGCTCTTTAATATGCCTGTTGAAAGAATCGAACCTGTTGTTCATCCGCAAAGTATTATTCACTCCATTGTAGAATTTGTGGATGGTTCATCCAAAGCACAATTGGGACCTCCCGACATGAAAGTTCCTATTATTTATGCACTTACTTACCCGGAGAGAGTGCCATATCCGAATCCAACACTTGATTATTCCAATAAAATGGAATTGGAATTTTCTCCTGTTAACTTCGAACTGTTTCCCTGTTTGCGATTGGCTATGAATGCAGCAAGGGAAGGGGGTTCAGCTCCGGCTGTTCTCAATGCAGCAAATGAGATTGCCATCGAAAGATTTTTAAGTAAAGAAATTCATTATATTGACATCCCAAAAATAATTGAATCATCGTTAGAGCAAATTAAATCAGATAAGGAATTAACACCCGATACGTTAATGAATATTGACGAAGAAACGCGAAATTATGCAAATACATTATTGAAATAG